From a region of the Equus przewalskii isolate Varuska chromosome 2, EquPr2, whole genome shotgun sequence genome:
- the ATP13A2 gene encoding polyamine-transporting ATPase 13A2 isoform X4 has product MSADSSPLVGNTPAGYGTLTIETSVDPLSSSVSSVRLSGYCGSPWRVIGYHAVVWMMAGIPLLLFRWKPVWGVRLRLQPCNLARAETLVIEIRDKEDSSWQLYTVQVQTEAISEDSLELPPQAQAEDSRSQAAVGAVPEGAWKDTAQLHRNEEARMLRYYLFQGRRYVWIETQQAFCQVSLLDHGRTCDDIHHSRSGLGPHDQTVRKTIYGPNVISVPVKSYPQLLVDEALNPYYGFQAFSIGLWLADHYYWYALCILLISTVSICLSLYKTRKQSQTLRDMVKLSVRVCVCRPGGEEEWVDSSELVPGDCLVLPREGGLVPCDAALVAGECMVNESSLTGESVPVLKTALPEGPGPYCPETHRRHTLFCGTLVLQARAFVGPQVLAVVTRTGFCTAKGGLVSSILHPRPINFKFYKHSMKFLAALSVLAFFGTIYSIFILHRNQVPLHEIVIRALDLVTVVVPPALPAAMTVCTLYAQSRLRSQGIFCIHPLRINLGGKLRLVCFDKTGTLTEDSLDVMGVVPLKGQAFLPLVPEPHRLPTGPLLRALATCHALSRLQDTPVGDPMDLKMVESTGWVLEEGPAADSVFGTQVLAVMRPPLREPQLQGTEEPPVPLSILGRFPFSSALQRMNVVVAWPGAAQPEAYVKGSPELVAGLCNPATVPTDFAQMLQSYTAAGYRVVALASKPLPIAPSLEAAQQLTRDTVEQDLSLLGLLVMRNLLKPQTTPVIQALRRTRIRTVMVTGDNLQTAVTVARGCGMVGPQERLVIVHATPPERGQPASLELLPVEPSTAENGAKDPDQAASYIVEPDPRSSHLALSGSTFGVLMKHFPRLLPKVLVQGTVFARMAPEQKTELVCELQKLQYCVGMCGDGANDCGALKAADVGISLSQAEASVVSSFTSSVASIECVPMVIREGRCSLDTSFSVFKYMALYSLTQFISVLLLYTINTNLGDLQFLTIDLVITTTVAVLMSRTGPALELGRARPPGALLSVPVLGSLLLQVALVASVQLGGYFLTVGQPWFVPLNRTVPAPDNLPNYENTVVFSLSSFQYLILAAAMSKGAPFRRPIYTNVPFLVALALLSSILVGLLLVPGLLQGPLALRNIADTCFKLLLLALVAFNFVGAFMLESVLDQCLPGCLLRLRPKRASKKRFKQLEQELAEQPWPPPGPGR; this is encoded by the exons ATGAGCGCAG ACAGCAGCCCTCTCGTGGGCAACACGCCGGCCGGCTATGGGACCCTGACGATAGAGACGTCTGTCGATCCCCTCAGCTCCTCAGTTTCATCCGTG AGGCTCAGCGGCTACTGTGGCAGTCCGTGGAGGGTCATCGGCTATCACGCCGTGGTCTGGATGATGGCGGGGATCCCTTTGCTGCTGTTCCGCTGGAAGCCCGTGTGGGGGGTGCGGCTGCGGCTCCAGCCATGCAACCTGGCCCGCGCGGAAACACTCGTCATCgaaataagagacaaagag GATAGTTCTTGGCAGCTCTACACTGTCCAGGTGCAGACGGAGGCCATCAGTGAAGACAG CCTGGAGCTGCccccccaggcccaggcagaggACAGCCGGAGCCAGGCGGCCGTGGGGGCAGTACCAGAGGGCGCATGGAAGGACACCGCCCAGCTCCACAGGAACGAAGAGGCG CGGATGCTGCGTTACTACCTGTTTCAGGGCCGCCGCTACGTCTGGATCGAGACCCAGCAGGCCTTCTGCCAAGTCAG CCTGCTGGACCATGGCCGCACCTGTGACGACATCCACCACTCCCGCTCCGGCCTCGGCCCCCATGACCAAACCGTGAG GAAGACCATCTACGGCCCCAACGTGATCAGCGTACCAGTCAAGTCCTATCCGCAGCTGCTGGTGGATGAG GCACTGAACCCCTACTATGGCTTCCAGGCCTTCAGCATCGGGCTGTGGCTGGCCGACCACTACTACTGGTACGCCCTGTGCATCCTCCTCATCTCCACCGTCTCCATCTGCCTGTCGCTGTACAAGACCAGAAAG CAAAGCCAGACCCTGAGGGACATGGTCAAGCTGTCCGTGCGGGTGTGCGTGTGCCGGCCTGGGGGAG AGGAGGAGTGGGTCGACTCCAGCGAGCTGGTGCCTGGAGACTGCCTGGTGCTGCCCCGGGAGGGCGGGCTGGTGCCCTGCGATGCCGCCCTGGTGGCTGGCGAGTGCATGGTCAACGAGAGCTCCCTAACAG GGGAGAGCGTTCCAGTGCTGAAGACGGCCCTGCCGGAGGGGCCGGGGCCCTACTGCCCAGAGACCCACCGGCGGCACACACTCTTCTGCGGGACCCTCGTCTTGCAGGCCCGCGCCTTTGTAGGACCCCAAGTCCTGGCGGTGGTGACCCGGACAG ggTTCTGCACGGCTAAGGGGGGCCTAGTGAGCTCCATCTTGCATCCCCGGCCCATCAACTTCAAGTTCTACAAACACAGCATGAAGTTTCTGGCTGCCCTCTCTGTCCTGG CTTTCTTCGGCACCATCTACAGCATCTTCATCCTACACCGCAACCAG GTGCCTCTGCATGAGATTGTGATCCGGGCTCTGGACCTGGTGACAGTGGTGGTGCCGCCCGCCCTGCCGGCCGCCATGACTGTGTGCACGCTGTACGCCCAGAGCCGGCTACGGAGCCAGGGCATCTTCTGCATCCACCCGCTGCGCATCAACCTGGGTGGCAAGCTCCGGCTGGTGTGTTTCGACAAG ACAGGCACCCTCACTGAGGACAGCTTGGATGTGATGGGGGTGGTGCCCCTGAAGGGGCAGGCGTTCCTGCCCCTGGTCCCAGAGCCCCACCGCCTGCCCACGGGCCCCCTGCTCCGAGCACTGGCCACCTGCCATGCCCTCAGCCGGCTCCAGGACACCCCAGTGGGCGACCCCATGGACCTCAAGATGGTGGAATCTACTGGCTGG GtcctggaggaggggccagcTGCAGACTCGGTGTTTGGGACCCAGGTCTTGGCGGTAATGAGACCCCCTCTTCGGGAGCCCCAGCTGCAGGGCACG GAGGAGCCCCCAGTGCCGCTCAGCATCCTCGGCCGCTTTCCCTTCTCGTCAGCCCTGCAGCGCATGAACGTGGTAGTGGCCTGGCCGGGGGCCGCTCAGCCCGAGGCCTACGTCAAAGGCTCCCCGGAGCTGGTGGCGGGCCTCTGCAACCCCGCCACAG TGCCCACCGACTTCGCCCAGATGCTGCAGAGCTACACAGCTGCCGGCTACCGCGTGGTGGCCCTCGCTAGCAAGCCACTGCCCATCGCACCCAGCCTGGAAGCAGCTCAGCAACTGACGAG GGATACCGTGGAGCAGGATCTGAGCCTTCTGGGGCTGCTGGTCATGAGGAACCTGCTCAAGCCACAGACGACACCCGTTATCCAGGCTCTGCGGAGGACCCGCATCCGCACCGTCATGGTGACAG GGGACAACCTGCAGACAGCGGTCACTGTGGCCCGGGGCTGTGGCATGGTGGGCCCCCAGGAGCGTCTGGTCATTGTCCACGCCACCCCCCCTGAGCGAGGCCAGCCCGCCTCCCTCGAGCTCCTACCAGTGGAACCCTCCACAGCCGAGAACGGGGCTAAG GATCCTGACCAGGCCGCAAGCTACATCGTGGAGCCAGACCCCCGATCCAGCCACCTGGCCCTCAGCGGGTCCACCTTTGGTGTCCTTATGAAGCACTTCCCCAGGCTGCTGCCCAAG GTCCTGGTCCAGGGCACCGTCTTTGCCCGAATGGCCCCTGAGCAGAAGACAGAGCTGGTGTGCGAGCTGCAGAAGCTTCA GTACTGCGTGGGCATGTGTGGGGATGGTGCCAACGACTGTGGGGCCCTGAAGGCGGCTGACGTGGGCATCTCACTCTCCCAGGCCGAGGCCTCCGTGGTCTCGTCCTTCACCTCCAGTGTGGCCAGCATCGAGTGTGTGCCCATGGTCATCAG GGAGGGCCGCTGTTCGCTCGACACGTCCTTCAGCGTCTTCAAGTACATGGCCCTGTACAGCCTGACTCAGTTCATCTCCGTCCTGCTTCTCTACACG ATCAACACCAACCTGGGCGACCTGCAGTTCCTGACCATCGACCTGGTCATCACCACCACGGTGGCGGTGCTCATGAGCCGTACGGGGCCAGCGCTGGAGCTGGGGCGGGCGCGGCCGCCGGGGGCACTTCTCAGCGTGCCCGTGCTGGGCAGCctgctgctgcaggtggccctggTGGCCAGTGTGCAGCTGGGGGGCTACTTCCTGACCGtaggccagccctg GTTCGTGCCACTGAACAGGACAGTGCCCGCGCCGGACAACCTGCCCAACTATGAGAACACAGTGGTCTTCTCTCTGTCCAGCTTCCAGTACCTCATCCTGGCCGCGGCCATGTCCAAGGGGGCGCCCTTCCGCCGGCCGATCTACACCAACG TGCCCTTCCTGGTGGCCCTGGCGCTCTTGAGCTCCATCCTGGTGGGCCTCCTCCTGGTCCCCGGCCTCCTGCAGGGGCCGCTGGCACTGAGGAACATTGCCGACACCTGCttcaagctgctgctgctggccctggTCGCCTTCAACTTCGTGGGGGCCTTCATGCTGGAG AGTGTGCTGGACCAGTGCCTCCCGGGCTGCCTGCTGCGGCTCCGGCCCAAACGGGCCTCTAAGAAGCGCTTCAAGCAGCTGGAGCAGGAGCTGGCTGAGCAGCCGTGGCCGCCGCCCGGGCCCGGGAGGTAA
- the ATP13A2 gene encoding polyamine-transporting ATPase 13A2 isoform X1 — protein sequence MTTLDIHFPKDSSPLVGNTPAGYGTLTIETSVDPLSSSVSSVRLSGYCGSPWRVIGYHAVVWMMAGIPLLLFRWKPVWGVRLRLQPCNLARAETLVIEIRDKEDSSWQLYTVQVQTEAISEDSLELPPQAQAEDSRSQAAVGAVPEGAWKDTAQLHRNEEAQRMLRYYLFQGRRYVWIETQQAFCQVSLLDHGRTCDDIHHSRSGLGPHDQTVRKTIYGPNVISVPVKSYPQLLVDEALNPYYGFQAFSIGLWLADHYYWYALCILLISTVSICLSLYKTRKQSQTLRDMVKLSVRVCVCRPGGEEEWVDSSELVPGDCLVLPREGGLVPCDAALVAGECMVNESSLTGESVPVLKTALPEGPGPYCPETHRRHTLFCGTLVLQARAFVGPQVLAVVTRTGFCTAKGGLVSSILHPRPINFKFYKHSMKFLAALSVLAFFGTIYSIFILHRNQVPLHEIVIRALDLVTVVVPPALPAAMTVCTLYAQSRLRSQGIFCIHPLRINLGGKLRLVCFDKTGTLTEDSLDVMGVVPLKGQAFLPLVPEPHRLPTGPLLRALATCHALSRLQDTPVGDPMDLKMVESTGWVLEEGPAADSVFGTQVLAVMRPPLREPQLQGTEEPPVPLSILGRFPFSSALQRMNVVVAWPGAAQPEAYVKGSPELVAGLCNPATVPTDFAQMLQSYTAAGYRVVALASKPLPIAPSLEAAQQLTRDTVEQDLSLLGLLVMRNLLKPQTTPVIQALRRTRIRTVMVTGDNLQTAVTVARGCGMVGPQERLVIVHATPPERGQPASLELLPVEPSTAENGAKDPDQAASYIVEPDPRSSHLALSGSTFGVLMKHFPRLLPKVLVQGTVFARMAPEQKTELVCELQKLQYCVGMCGDGANDCGALKAADVGISLSQAEASVVSSFTSSVASIECVPMVIREGRCSLDTSFSVFKYMALYSLTQFISVLLLYTINTNLGDLQFLTIDLVITTTVAVLMSRTGPALELGRARPPGALLSVPVLGSLLLQVALVASVQLGGYFLTVGQPWFVPLNRTVPAPDNLPNYENTVVFSLSSFQYLILAAAMSKGAPFRRPIYTNVPFLVALALLSSILVGLLLVPGLLQGPLALRNIADTCFKLLLLALVAFNFVGAFMLESVLDQCLPGCLLRLRPKRASKKRFKQLEQELAEQPWPPPGPGR from the exons ACAGCAGCCCTCTCGTGGGCAACACGCCGGCCGGCTATGGGACCCTGACGATAGAGACGTCTGTCGATCCCCTCAGCTCCTCAGTTTCATCCGTG AGGCTCAGCGGCTACTGTGGCAGTCCGTGGAGGGTCATCGGCTATCACGCCGTGGTCTGGATGATGGCGGGGATCCCTTTGCTGCTGTTCCGCTGGAAGCCCGTGTGGGGGGTGCGGCTGCGGCTCCAGCCATGCAACCTGGCCCGCGCGGAAACACTCGTCATCgaaataagagacaaagag GATAGTTCTTGGCAGCTCTACACTGTCCAGGTGCAGACGGAGGCCATCAGTGAAGACAG CCTGGAGCTGCccccccaggcccaggcagaggACAGCCGGAGCCAGGCGGCCGTGGGGGCAGTACCAGAGGGCGCATGGAAGGACACCGCCCAGCTCCACAGGAACGAAGAGGCG cagCGGATGCTGCGTTACTACCTGTTTCAGGGCCGCCGCTACGTCTGGATCGAGACCCAGCAGGCCTTCTGCCAAGTCAG CCTGCTGGACCATGGCCGCACCTGTGACGACATCCACCACTCCCGCTCCGGCCTCGGCCCCCATGACCAAACCGTGAG GAAGACCATCTACGGCCCCAACGTGATCAGCGTACCAGTCAAGTCCTATCCGCAGCTGCTGGTGGATGAG GCACTGAACCCCTACTATGGCTTCCAGGCCTTCAGCATCGGGCTGTGGCTGGCCGACCACTACTACTGGTACGCCCTGTGCATCCTCCTCATCTCCACCGTCTCCATCTGCCTGTCGCTGTACAAGACCAGAAAG CAAAGCCAGACCCTGAGGGACATGGTCAAGCTGTCCGTGCGGGTGTGCGTGTGCCGGCCTGGGGGAG AGGAGGAGTGGGTCGACTCCAGCGAGCTGGTGCCTGGAGACTGCCTGGTGCTGCCCCGGGAGGGCGGGCTGGTGCCCTGCGATGCCGCCCTGGTGGCTGGCGAGTGCATGGTCAACGAGAGCTCCCTAACAG GGGAGAGCGTTCCAGTGCTGAAGACGGCCCTGCCGGAGGGGCCGGGGCCCTACTGCCCAGAGACCCACCGGCGGCACACACTCTTCTGCGGGACCCTCGTCTTGCAGGCCCGCGCCTTTGTAGGACCCCAAGTCCTGGCGGTGGTGACCCGGACAG ggTTCTGCACGGCTAAGGGGGGCCTAGTGAGCTCCATCTTGCATCCCCGGCCCATCAACTTCAAGTTCTACAAACACAGCATGAAGTTTCTGGCTGCCCTCTCTGTCCTGG CTTTCTTCGGCACCATCTACAGCATCTTCATCCTACACCGCAACCAG GTGCCTCTGCATGAGATTGTGATCCGGGCTCTGGACCTGGTGACAGTGGTGGTGCCGCCCGCCCTGCCGGCCGCCATGACTGTGTGCACGCTGTACGCCCAGAGCCGGCTACGGAGCCAGGGCATCTTCTGCATCCACCCGCTGCGCATCAACCTGGGTGGCAAGCTCCGGCTGGTGTGTTTCGACAAG ACAGGCACCCTCACTGAGGACAGCTTGGATGTGATGGGGGTGGTGCCCCTGAAGGGGCAGGCGTTCCTGCCCCTGGTCCCAGAGCCCCACCGCCTGCCCACGGGCCCCCTGCTCCGAGCACTGGCCACCTGCCATGCCCTCAGCCGGCTCCAGGACACCCCAGTGGGCGACCCCATGGACCTCAAGATGGTGGAATCTACTGGCTGG GtcctggaggaggggccagcTGCAGACTCGGTGTTTGGGACCCAGGTCTTGGCGGTAATGAGACCCCCTCTTCGGGAGCCCCAGCTGCAGGGCACG GAGGAGCCCCCAGTGCCGCTCAGCATCCTCGGCCGCTTTCCCTTCTCGTCAGCCCTGCAGCGCATGAACGTGGTAGTGGCCTGGCCGGGGGCCGCTCAGCCCGAGGCCTACGTCAAAGGCTCCCCGGAGCTGGTGGCGGGCCTCTGCAACCCCGCCACAG TGCCCACCGACTTCGCCCAGATGCTGCAGAGCTACACAGCTGCCGGCTACCGCGTGGTGGCCCTCGCTAGCAAGCCACTGCCCATCGCACCCAGCCTGGAAGCAGCTCAGCAACTGACGAG GGATACCGTGGAGCAGGATCTGAGCCTTCTGGGGCTGCTGGTCATGAGGAACCTGCTCAAGCCACAGACGACACCCGTTATCCAGGCTCTGCGGAGGACCCGCATCCGCACCGTCATGGTGACAG GGGACAACCTGCAGACAGCGGTCACTGTGGCCCGGGGCTGTGGCATGGTGGGCCCCCAGGAGCGTCTGGTCATTGTCCACGCCACCCCCCCTGAGCGAGGCCAGCCCGCCTCCCTCGAGCTCCTACCAGTGGAACCCTCCACAGCCGAGAACGGGGCTAAG GATCCTGACCAGGCCGCAAGCTACATCGTGGAGCCAGACCCCCGATCCAGCCACCTGGCCCTCAGCGGGTCCACCTTTGGTGTCCTTATGAAGCACTTCCCCAGGCTGCTGCCCAAG GTCCTGGTCCAGGGCACCGTCTTTGCCCGAATGGCCCCTGAGCAGAAGACAGAGCTGGTGTGCGAGCTGCAGAAGCTTCA GTACTGCGTGGGCATGTGTGGGGATGGTGCCAACGACTGTGGGGCCCTGAAGGCGGCTGACGTGGGCATCTCACTCTCCCAGGCCGAGGCCTCCGTGGTCTCGTCCTTCACCTCCAGTGTGGCCAGCATCGAGTGTGTGCCCATGGTCATCAG GGAGGGCCGCTGTTCGCTCGACACGTCCTTCAGCGTCTTCAAGTACATGGCCCTGTACAGCCTGACTCAGTTCATCTCCGTCCTGCTTCTCTACACG ATCAACACCAACCTGGGCGACCTGCAGTTCCTGACCATCGACCTGGTCATCACCACCACGGTGGCGGTGCTCATGAGCCGTACGGGGCCAGCGCTGGAGCTGGGGCGGGCGCGGCCGCCGGGGGCACTTCTCAGCGTGCCCGTGCTGGGCAGCctgctgctgcaggtggccctggTGGCCAGTGTGCAGCTGGGGGGCTACTTCCTGACCGtaggccagccctg GTTCGTGCCACTGAACAGGACAGTGCCCGCGCCGGACAACCTGCCCAACTATGAGAACACAGTGGTCTTCTCTCTGTCCAGCTTCCAGTACCTCATCCTGGCCGCGGCCATGTCCAAGGGGGCGCCCTTCCGCCGGCCGATCTACACCAACG TGCCCTTCCTGGTGGCCCTGGCGCTCTTGAGCTCCATCCTGGTGGGCCTCCTCCTGGTCCCCGGCCTCCTGCAGGGGCCGCTGGCACTGAGGAACATTGCCGACACCTGCttcaagctgctgctgctggccctggTCGCCTTCAACTTCGTGGGGGCCTTCATGCTGGAG AGTGTGCTGGACCAGTGCCTCCCGGGCTGCCTGCTGCGGCTCCGGCCCAAACGGGCCTCTAAGAAGCGCTTCAAGCAGCTGGAGCAGGAGCTGGCTGAGCAGCCGTGGCCGCCGCCCGGGCCCGGGAGGTAA
- the ATP13A2 gene encoding polyamine-transporting ATPase 13A2 isoform X7: MTTLDIHFPKDSSPLVGNTPAGYGTLTIETSVDPLSSSVSSVRLSGYCGSPWRVIGYHAVVWMMAGIPLLLFRWKPVWGVRLRLQPCNLARAETLVIEIRDKEDSSWQLYTVQVQTEAISEDSLELPPQAQAEDSRSQAAVGAVPEGAWKDTAQLHRNEEAQRMLRYYLFQGRRYVWIETQQAFCQVSLLDHGRTCDDIHHSRSGLGPHDQTVRKTIYGPNVISVPVKSYPQLLVDEALNPYYGFQAFSIGLWLADHYYWYALCILLISTVSICLSLYKTRKQSQTLRDMVKLSVRVCVCRPGGEEEWVDSSELVPGDCLVLPREGGLVPCDAALVAGECMVNESSLTGESVPVLKTALPEGPGPYCPETHRRHTLFCGTLVLQARAFVGPQVLAVVTRTGFCTAKGGLVSSILHPRPINFKFYKHSMKFLAALSVLAFFGTIYSIFILHRNQVPLHEIVIRALDLVTVVVPPALPAAMTVCTLYAQSRLRSQGIFCIHPLRINLGGKLRLVCFDKVLEEGPAADSVFGTQVLAVMRPPLREPQLQGTEEPPVPLSILGRFPFSSALQRMNVVVAWPGAAQPEAYVKGSPELVAGLCNPATVPTDFAQMLQSYTAAGYRVVALASKPLPIAPSLEAAQQLTRDTVEQDLSLLGLLVMRNLLKPQTTPVIQALRRTRIRTVMVTGDNLQTAVTVARGCGMVGPQERLVIVHATPPERGQPASLELLPVEPSTAENGAKDPDQAASYIVEPDPRSSHLALSGSTFGVLMKHFPRLLPKVLVQGTVFARMAPEQKTELVCELQKLQYCVGMCGDGANDCGALKAADVGISLSQAEASVVSSFTSSVASIECVPMVIREGRCSLDTSFSVFKYMALYSLTQFISVLLLYTINTNLGDLQFLTIDLVITTTVAVLMSRTGPALELGRARPPGALLSVPVLGSLLLQVALVASVQLGGYFLTVGQPWFVPLNRTVPAPDNLPNYENTVVFSLSSFQYLILAAAMSKGAPFRRPIYTNVPFLVALALLSSILVGLLLVPGLLQGPLALRNIADTCFKLLLLALVAFNFVGAFMLESVLDQCLPGCLLRLRPKRASKKRFKQLEQELAEQPWPPPGPGR; encoded by the exons ACAGCAGCCCTCTCGTGGGCAACACGCCGGCCGGCTATGGGACCCTGACGATAGAGACGTCTGTCGATCCCCTCAGCTCCTCAGTTTCATCCGTG AGGCTCAGCGGCTACTGTGGCAGTCCGTGGAGGGTCATCGGCTATCACGCCGTGGTCTGGATGATGGCGGGGATCCCTTTGCTGCTGTTCCGCTGGAAGCCCGTGTGGGGGGTGCGGCTGCGGCTCCAGCCATGCAACCTGGCCCGCGCGGAAACACTCGTCATCgaaataagagacaaagag GATAGTTCTTGGCAGCTCTACACTGTCCAGGTGCAGACGGAGGCCATCAGTGAAGACAG CCTGGAGCTGCccccccaggcccaggcagaggACAGCCGGAGCCAGGCGGCCGTGGGGGCAGTACCAGAGGGCGCATGGAAGGACACCGCCCAGCTCCACAGGAACGAAGAGGCG cagCGGATGCTGCGTTACTACCTGTTTCAGGGCCGCCGCTACGTCTGGATCGAGACCCAGCAGGCCTTCTGCCAAGTCAG CCTGCTGGACCATGGCCGCACCTGTGACGACATCCACCACTCCCGCTCCGGCCTCGGCCCCCATGACCAAACCGTGAG GAAGACCATCTACGGCCCCAACGTGATCAGCGTACCAGTCAAGTCCTATCCGCAGCTGCTGGTGGATGAG GCACTGAACCCCTACTATGGCTTCCAGGCCTTCAGCATCGGGCTGTGGCTGGCCGACCACTACTACTGGTACGCCCTGTGCATCCTCCTCATCTCCACCGTCTCCATCTGCCTGTCGCTGTACAAGACCAGAAAG CAAAGCCAGACCCTGAGGGACATGGTCAAGCTGTCCGTGCGGGTGTGCGTGTGCCGGCCTGGGGGAG AGGAGGAGTGGGTCGACTCCAGCGAGCTGGTGCCTGGAGACTGCCTGGTGCTGCCCCGGGAGGGCGGGCTGGTGCCCTGCGATGCCGCCCTGGTGGCTGGCGAGTGCATGGTCAACGAGAGCTCCCTAACAG GGGAGAGCGTTCCAGTGCTGAAGACGGCCCTGCCGGAGGGGCCGGGGCCCTACTGCCCAGAGACCCACCGGCGGCACACACTCTTCTGCGGGACCCTCGTCTTGCAGGCCCGCGCCTTTGTAGGACCCCAAGTCCTGGCGGTGGTGACCCGGACAG ggTTCTGCACGGCTAAGGGGGGCCTAGTGAGCTCCATCTTGCATCCCCGGCCCATCAACTTCAAGTTCTACAAACACAGCATGAAGTTTCTGGCTGCCCTCTCTGTCCTGG CTTTCTTCGGCACCATCTACAGCATCTTCATCCTACACCGCAACCAG GTGCCTCTGCATGAGATTGTGATCCGGGCTCTGGACCTGGTGACAGTGGTGGTGCCGCCCGCCCTGCCGGCCGCCATGACTGTGTGCACGCTGTACGCCCAGAGCCGGCTACGGAGCCAGGGCATCTTCTGCATCCACCCGCTGCGCATCAACCTGGGTGGCAAGCTCCGGCTGGTGTGTTTCGACAAG GtcctggaggaggggccagcTGCAGACTCGGTGTTTGGGACCCAGGTCTTGGCGGTAATGAGACCCCCTCTTCGGGAGCCCCAGCTGCAGGGCACG GAGGAGCCCCCAGTGCCGCTCAGCATCCTCGGCCGCTTTCCCTTCTCGTCAGCCCTGCAGCGCATGAACGTGGTAGTGGCCTGGCCGGGGGCCGCTCAGCCCGAGGCCTACGTCAAAGGCTCCCCGGAGCTGGTGGCGGGCCTCTGCAACCCCGCCACAG TGCCCACCGACTTCGCCCAGATGCTGCAGAGCTACACAGCTGCCGGCTACCGCGTGGTGGCCCTCGCTAGCAAGCCACTGCCCATCGCACCCAGCCTGGAAGCAGCTCAGCAACTGACGAG GGATACCGTGGAGCAGGATCTGAGCCTTCTGGGGCTGCTGGTCATGAGGAACCTGCTCAAGCCACAGACGACACCCGTTATCCAGGCTCTGCGGAGGACCCGCATCCGCACCGTCATGGTGACAG GGGACAACCTGCAGACAGCGGTCACTGTGGCCCGGGGCTGTGGCATGGTGGGCCCCCAGGAGCGTCTGGTCATTGTCCACGCCACCCCCCCTGAGCGAGGCCAGCCCGCCTCCCTCGAGCTCCTACCAGTGGAACCCTCCACAGCCGAGAACGGGGCTAAG GATCCTGACCAGGCCGCAAGCTACATCGTGGAGCCAGACCCCCGATCCAGCCACCTGGCCCTCAGCGGGTCCACCTTTGGTGTCCTTATGAAGCACTTCCCCAGGCTGCTGCCCAAG GTCCTGGTCCAGGGCACCGTCTTTGCCCGAATGGCCCCTGAGCAGAAGACAGAGCTGGTGTGCGAGCTGCAGAAGCTTCA GTACTGCGTGGGCATGTGTGGGGATGGTGCCAACGACTGTGGGGCCCTGAAGGCGGCTGACGTGGGCATCTCACTCTCCCAGGCCGAGGCCTCCGTGGTCTCGTCCTTCACCTCCAGTGTGGCCAGCATCGAGTGTGTGCCCATGGTCATCAG GGAGGGCCGCTGTTCGCTCGACACGTCCTTCAGCGTCTTCAAGTACATGGCCCTGTACAGCCTGACTCAGTTCATCTCCGTCCTGCTTCTCTACACG ATCAACACCAACCTGGGCGACCTGCAGTTCCTGACCATCGACCTGGTCATCACCACCACGGTGGCGGTGCTCATGAGCCGTACGGGGCCAGCGCTGGAGCTGGGGCGGGCGCGGCCGCCGGGGGCACTTCTCAGCGTGCCCGTGCTGGGCAGCctgctgctgcaggtggccctggTGGCCAGTGTGCAGCTGGGGGGCTACTTCCTGACCGtaggccagccctg GTTCGTGCCACTGAACAGGACAGTGCCCGCGCCGGACAACCTGCCCAACTATGAGAACACAGTGGTCTTCTCTCTGTCCAGCTTCCAGTACCTCATCCTGGCCGCGGCCATGTCCAAGGGGGCGCCCTTCCGCCGGCCGATCTACACCAACG TGCCCTTCCTGGTGGCCCTGGCGCTCTTGAGCTCCATCCTGGTGGGCCTCCTCCTGGTCCCCGGCCTCCTGCAGGGGCCGCTGGCACTGAGGAACATTGCCGACACCTGCttcaagctgctgctgctggccctggTCGCCTTCAACTTCGTGGGGGCCTTCATGCTGGAG AGTGTGCTGGACCAGTGCCTCCCGGGCTGCCTGCTGCGGCTCCGGCCCAAACGGGCCTCTAAGAAGCGCTTCAAGCAGCTGGAGCAGGAGCTGGCTGAGCAGCCGTGGCCGCCGCCCGGGCCCGGGAGGTAA